The following DNA comes from Bacteroidota bacterium.
ATATTTATGCTTATTATAATGCATGGCTCAGGTTCTGGCCTGTCAAATGCTGTGTATAATGACTTCCAGAGTATGGCCACCAATAGCGTATTCATTTGGCCTCAGCGAACTACTATGCCATACAAAGGTTTTCAACGCGGCCGGTACTACAATTTCAGAAATGATGACACAAAAGCCTTAAGAAATAATATTCCCGAAATAGATCTTATCGCACCTCGTTTAGTCGCTCGCGGAGGTCCAGGAAATGATAATGTGGTTAGAGGTATTAAAACCGGCGCGTTTAATATTATGGGGGACTATCCTGATATCTATAAAATAGATCCCGTAAATATTCTTCAGGGTAGGTTCCTGAATGATATTGATATTGACGAAAAAAGAAAAGTTGCAGTCATTGGTGTCAGGGTACAACGTGAATTATTTGAAGCGACAGAATATCCTGTTGGGCAATATATTCGCATACAAGGCGTATATTTTCAGGTCATCGGTATTTTTGAATCCAGAAGATCAGGCCAACAAGCTGATTTTGATAACCAAAGCATATTCATACCACTGACAACCCTTCAAATGACATATAACTATGGTGATATTCTTGGCTGGTATTCCATAACATCGAAAGAAGATATACCTGTCTCAGTCGTGGAAGAAAAAGCTAAAGTTTTATTGACCAGTCGTCATAGTATTCACCCTGAAGATAAACGAGCAATTGGATCTTTCAATCTTGAGAAGGAATTTAATAAATTTCAGGGCCTCTTTTCTGGGATTCGGGTGTTGATTTGGATTGTTGGCATTGGAACTTTATTTGCAGGAGTAGTAGGAGTTAGTAATATTATGCTGATTATTGTTAAAGAAAGGACCAAAGAGATAGGAATACAGCGCTCTATTGGCGCCACCCCTTGGAATATAATGAGTCAGATAATCATGGAATCAGTACTTTTAACCATGATTGCCGGATACCTTGGTTTGTTTGCAGGCGTGGGCATTATCGAGGGGATAAATTATATGTTGATAAAATCAGGTGCTAATACTGAAATGTTCAGAAATCCCCAGGTCGATTTTAATGTGGCCATGATTGCCTTGGCTATATTGGTCATTTCCGGATCCATTGCGGGCCTGATACCCGCCCGTCGAGCCATAAGAATTAAGCCAATTGACGCTCTTAGGGATGAATAATGATTTAGTATAGAAATAATTCAAACCAAAGATCTAAAATATGAAAAAGATTTTAAAAATCGTGATTGCTGTGATATTCATAACGATTTTCGCTTGTACTATTTATTTTCTTTATAAAAAGTCAAAAGCTGAACCGGTCACTTTTGAAACCACTTCTCCGACTATAAATAATATTATCAAGAAGACAGTCGCAACAGGTTCGGTATTGCCCCGTAAGGAGATAGAAATAAAACCGATGGTCTCAGGCATTATTGAAAACATATACGTTGAACCCGGAAAATATGTTAAAAAAGGTGACATTATTGCCAAGGTTAAGATAATTCCTGATATGGTTAACCTGAACAATGCCGAATCCCGTCAAAATCGGGCAAGGATTGGTCTTGAGAATGCAAAAAGAAATTATGAACGGCAAAAGCAGTTATTTGAACAGAATGTGATTCCCCAAAATGATTTTGACGGTTATGAACTCGCTTATATGAATGCAATGGAGGAGCTTGAGGCCGCTGAAAATAATTTACTGCTTATCAGGGAGGGACAAACAAAAAAAATTGACGGGCAAACAAATACGTTAATAAAATCAACAATTGAAGGTATGATACTGGCTGTTCCAGTCGAAGAAGGTGATGCAGTAATTGAAAGTAATACATTTAATAATGGAACTACTATTGCCTCCGTGGCCGATATGGGCGAGATGATATTTAAAGGTAATATTGATGAAACTGAGGTAGGCAAGATCAGTGAAGGGATGAATTTGATATTATCAGTCGGAGCCATCGAGAACCAATCTTTCGATGCAAAACTGGAACATATATCGCCA
Coding sequences within:
- a CDS encoding ABC transporter permease; translated protein: MFDSDRWHEIFSTLQKNKLRTFLTAFGVFWGIFMLIIMHGSGSGLSNAVYNDFQSMATNSVFIWPQRTTMPYKGFQRGRYYNFRNDDTKALRNNIPEIDLIAPRLVARGGPGNDNVVRGIKTGAFNIMGDYPDIYKIDPVNILQGRFLNDIDIDEKRKVAVIGVRVQRELFEATEYPVGQYIRIQGVYFQVIGIFESRRSGQQADFDNQSIFIPLTTLQMTYNYGDILGWYSITSKEDIPVSVVEEKAKVLLTSRHSIHPEDKRAIGSFNLEKEFNKFQGLFSGIRVLIWIVGIGTLFAGVVGVSNIMLIIVKERTKEIGIQRSIGATPWNIMSQIIMESVLLTMIAGYLGLFAGVGIIEGINYMLIKSGANTEMFRNPQVDFNVAMIALAILVISGSIAGLIPARRAIRIKPIDALRDE
- a CDS encoding efflux RND transporter periplasmic adaptor subunit; protein product: MKKILKIVIAVIFITIFACTIYFLYKKSKAEPVTFETTSPTINNIIKKTVATGSVLPRKEIEIKPMVSGIIENIYVEPGKYVKKGDIIAKVKIIPDMVNLNNAESRQNRARIGLENAKRNYERQKQLFEQNVIPQNDFDGYELAYMNAMEELEAAENNLLLIREGQTKKIDGQTNTLIKSTIEGMILAVPVEEGDAVIESNTFNNGTTIASVADMGEMIFKGNIDETEVGKISEGMNLILSVGAIENQSFDAKLEHISPKGVEENGAIQFEIRAAVTLLDTVFIRAGYSANADIVLAKKDSVLSIPESLLQFDKDSAYVEIEIGPQQFEKRYIKIGLSDGINIEIISGLNKSDKIKINKGPMR